The window aatttgttcaaatttctGACTGTGCAAAAGATGTAAGCGGGCATCTTAGGTCTTTAAAACTTGGACAGGACAGCATTCCATCTGAGGGACATTTACTTCTGCTCAGAATTGGATTATTTTCACCTGTtctgaataattttaatatatgccCTAATCATCGTGCAAAACTCGGTGTAAAATGGAAAAGACATAGTGTGAAGTGTTCATATCCAGACCATTCTCACAATGGAAAGATGGAACGGCCAGTGACACCACAAATGTCTAGATTCATCCTTGAGCACAAAGGAGAGTTAGTGCCTGTTGGATCAGGTTAGTTTCAGGATAATTCActctcaatttttaaaaaaaaaagtgatggTCTTTTAATATTACCAGGATCAAATCCCCCAGGgggtctattttttttaaactatcaacactgttcaagataaaatattaattttaaaaattgttttcactaAATTAAATGAAGGGCTTTCAAGATTAATTTGTGCAGATTGTGTTAAGATTAATTATATTAGATGTATAGtgttatgtaaatattgttGTTATTTCAGAAAATGCTGTAATATGCTCTCAATATATTTActtataatatctttttaaattttttttaacctttaatTTAATAAGCAAATCTTGCCATTAAATTAACTTCAAAGTCTTCTTTTACTGTCCAGGCATTTGTCGGAGATGTAGATTTGAATTGTACAAGGAGATGGAAAATTCGAACAAGATTGAGAATGAAGTAAGATATGAAAAGTTGACACAGTAATATAAGAGgaatggatatatatatatatatatatatatatatatatatatatatatatatatatatatatatatatatatatatatatatatatgcaattatttcatttatagttTGAATGTGGTTAAATTAGATTAAATTGCTTTGGATACATTAAgttttacatgtagttgttaattattatattttagttacCACCAAAGTGTACACATCCAGATGTATTGACACCAATAAAGATTGAGGACACTAAGGAAGTTAATGTAGATATGGTACACatggatatttttattttaaaatcatcaatgatGATTTATTTTATCCGATATCACTGTATGTGTAATTTGGTTAAATCACTGACAATCAAGAATATGCATATAAAGATAATCAGCTTTCCTTATTTTTGATTatgtatttcatgattttaattaGAACCTGATTGATAAAATAATTGTGCATTttaattgaaagttttatttttatacaggaagaaaaagatgaaatttGGAAAATTGATGATCACCTGGAGATATTTTCTGATGAAGATTCAGTGGGTGTAAGTATCTGTGATGACTATACTTGAACTGATTACAACTTTGGTCGTGGTGTACTTATAAAGCATTGCAAAATCAACTCATCATTTAATTAACGTTTACTATCAAAACCCTGATAATTTATCATATGAATAAAATGTACGACATAAAttacttgtttaatttttattgggCAATATTCACTTGACATGTACTAACAacatatttatgataaaacCTACCAGGTAAATGGATGTTAGTTTAAATCaagttaatatatatgtatgcaactgtttaaaatttgttaacaatgtTGACCAAATTACACTTATTCAGTAGTTGTAGTAAAAATATAGCTCTAGTTTAGATTTTTGGTTGTAAAActgattttcttaattttgacaGCTTTTTGGTTCTCAACCATCATCACAATCCTCATCTTGGAGTGAAGAAAATAACAACACTCTAGATATTTTCAATAAGGCTGTAACTTTGCTTGGACATGGGGAGATGAGCCCACTTAAATTCAAAGTACATCAGAGGCTGGACAGCCTTAAGCCCTCCACTACAAGATTGCTTAAGAGAAAAGCCACAGAAGCAGTCAATTTAGTTCTTGAGagtatgttttatttcttttttgtaacaCAGTTAGTTATATAATGCTCTATTAAGACTTTCTctctcccccctctctctctctatctctctctctcttgcagACTCTAATAGgactatctctctctctcattgacTCATACTGTTTGTCTTTCTCTTATTGGCTCagacactctctctctctctctctctctctctcactctctctctctctctcatatattttaactttgaactgatttatataataTCTCTGTGAATCAAGattctctctctcatatttattttaactgATTCATATAATATCCTATCTCTCTGTGAATCAAgattcattctctctctctctctctctctctctctctctgaaatagTAGTAGTATCTCTCTATCTTATGGTGACTTTAGATCTGTCTTTCTTtgtctctttttctttctctcaaaaattgtattcatttatatataaaatccatactagtagtagtacatgtatatctatattttacaaTGACTCGATATTTGTCTCTCTGTTTCTCTTTGTCTctcatatattatatttgtgctccatatttacagtttttttttttattttaggtaTAGCTCCAGGACAGGGAAATGAATTGTTAAAGCTCATTCACGAGCCAGAGCAGCAGCAAGAAACAAGCTCTAGCAAACTTGATCAACTTGTTGTTAAACTGTACTTTGAAAGCACAGACAAGGCTGTTAAGAAACGACTGTTGTCCATGATTGCTTGCTCTCATACAAAAAAACAGCTTCAGCAGATCATTCCCTCAGTCACAATGCATGCTATAAATGAGGCAAGGAAACATGCTGTTGAACATTCTGAAGGTATAATAATTCACTTTCATCACTTTATGACTTGCACATGTATTGAATGTGTGTGTTATATTAATGCCAATGTGTGCTTTAAGAACATTATAAGTGTAATTCATTATTAGCtagaataatgataaatatttctagattttttaattcctTAATTTGATTGCTTCATTTTGTGCCCAAATTACTTGTGAGTAAAAACATGTTGAGAATTAGCTTTGTTAATTACATTTAATCCATTTATTACAGGTGCTGAGGTTCCTAAACAGAAACCAGTATTTCATAAGAAAATTGATCTCATGAAATTGGACCATGCACTGGATTTTATCTTCAATCCAGCATTTCATCAGGTTAATTGTTTTGTATGTATCATGCAGTTCTTTGCAATTATGTACCTCAATGTAATGATCAATCTGTATCAGGTCATGCAAATTAAGGTTTCACTCATGATTTCACTTTGTGTTTACagtaattaaacaataaaacatgtgcaattgtaatttttgcaatttcattTATGCATGAACTCATAATACTTTAAATTGtgtaattaaatattgatattaccGTACATGTGTAGCAGAGCAAAAAAGTGCAAGACCTAACTAGTATATATAACTTATATTAAACAGGTTTCCTCCGTTGGTACTAAAGAGATGAGACTAGAGGATGGCAGCATTGTGTCCATTCCAGAGGTGGTCAGAACAGTCTGGCACTCAACTCTGATCAAACTCTATCTGGCATATTGTGAGGAGACAGAGTTTATTCCTCTGTCTAGGTCTACATTGTTCCATATTCTTCGAGTTTGTCCCGCTTCAAGGCGCACAAATCTGAAGGGTCTGGACAATATAACAGCAGATGGAGAGAGCTCATATGATGTGCTTCTATCAGTAGTTGCAGGTTTgtaaagtttatttttcatgaaagacAATACGTGTATATAGATTAAATTGCTAAATTCTCCTCAGCTCCCTGTAGAATTTATACCATAGTTCTTTGATATTGACTTTTTACACTTACGGTATGTGATGGAAATGTCACCAATCAAGGGAATGCTAAATGCACATGTATCTGTAACAAATTCTCATAACCAAAAGCGTGTTTCAAACTGTAAAGACATTCATATCCTCTACTCTTACGGTGGTTGTCGGTAATATAATTACATTACAACAtgtattatgacttcattaTGTACTGTATTGTAGATGTGGAAAAGTACATAACAGATGGATTATTGCTAATGGAACTGAAGGAATGCAAAGAATCCTTGGCATCCAGTAGAATTTAtatgaaaacagattttaaaatgcatttgaaacaggtatttaattgcaatgtattaaaataaatgttttattgctGTCATATTCAATATGACTGTTACActttatcaatgtaaaattgAGTGGCAAGTTTAAATGggagttttttaaataaaatataatatcagATTTGATCCATTTTTGTTATTCATAATGGACTTGCTTTACTGaggtaatttaatttaaatcaattattttttctctttcaatgCAGACTGACCACTGCAGTGATCATTGCATTAACCATGCTCTAAGTGATCCGCTTGACATTCAGTTCCAGCAAGCATGTACTGACCACCAACATGATGTTGGTTGTGACCGCTGCCAATTACTTCCAAAAGCAGTTttaaatttgaaggaaatcctGAGCAATCTCGCAGGTAATTTGCTATTAATGAATAATTCTTATCAATTTGATAagatttgaaagtgaaacaTGGCACTGAGTGTAtactaaaaatattgaatttttttcgattgagtttgattttaaaataatgattaatttgACAGATCTTTCCCCCAACACCAGAGAAGAATTGTTTATGGATATTGATGCAGCGGTAACAAAGATTCTTCAATGGAAAAGCCACATAATTAGAACTATCAATCAGGATACTGCTAGGACACACACACTGAAAGATCTCCAGCCTGGtgatattcttattattatgGACTGGGCCATGAAATTCTTACCAATTACATTTAGAGAAAAACAGAGCGACTGGTATGGCCAGAAGGGCATAAATTGGCACGTGTCTGTGTGCATTTACAAGGATGAAAACTCAAATTTAAAGGTGAGATTAGTGAGAACAATTTAATGTGGTAATTCTATGGCTATAGGATCTCTCATAATTTTTGATGGATTAAATGATATTGTTTGACAATAAGTTGTATTTTTACTTTCCAAGCAGCCTTGCCAATGGGTTAATAAGCATGCACACACAATCAGTTCAATCTGAATAAAAGtcaagtacaatgtacatttgcaaatcaatataaaatgacTTACAATGTAGTGATGCATTATGAAATCATGCATGCAgcataaaaatacacattgttatataaagaattttagGTCTACTTAATCTTTTAATGCATTACAAACTCATGTTaagttttttgtattttagcaTAGAACATTCGCTCACATGTTGGATGGAGTGCGTCAAGACTGGTTAGCGGTTGCCTGTCTTTTGGAAGACACACTTCATCATGTGAAACTGCAACTTCCCAGTACAACAAGGGCATTTATTCGGAGTGATAATGCCGGGTGCTACCATTGCGGCAATCTATGGCTTGCCATACCAGGCATCAGTAGGCGCACtggtaaataatttttatttatcctccaagtcatatattaaaaatatatatgcatttgtAACCTAATAACTGACACAGCAAATGGATTAAGTATAGTAAATGCTTTGTagatgaattaattttatgagTAAGACAggcagaaagagagagagagagagagagagagataactTTATTGAAGCAAGGCATCATGCAGTCAAAAGTTTACTTTCTTTACCAtgaatactatatatatatatatttatatgtatatataattcatttcagGAGTGTTCATAGACCGCTACGATTACAGTGAGGCCCAAAGTGGGAAGTCCTACTGTGATGCTAAAATAGCCCACATGAGAGGGAAGTTTAGCAAAGTTGTTGCATCAGGATATAACATCCTTACAGCAGCCAACATGAAGTCTGCCATAGACCTGTATGAAGGAACAACTGGATGTCAAGCAGCACATGTTAAGCTCCAGGGATGTCCTCCTTCTACAGCCAAGTGCCCAATAAAGGGCATAACCAAGATTTCAAATGTCAAGTTTGAACCAAAGCATCTAACAACTTGGAGGGCCTTCAATATTGGCATAGGCAAGCAGTTGCCTATTGAACATGAAAACAATGTAAGTGTAACAATGTATGTGCAGCACTAAGCACACAGATTGTTTTATTACAGTACACTGAAATGTTTATTATGACATCAAGCTTTAGAAGTC is drawn from Crassostrea angulata isolate pt1a10 chromosome 5, ASM2561291v2, whole genome shotgun sequence and contains these coding sequences:
- the LOC128185526 gene encoding uncharacterized protein LOC128185526 translates to MRLEDGSIVSIPEVVRTVWHSTLIKLYLAYCEETEFIPLSRSTLFHILRVCPASRRTNLKGLDNITADGESSYDVLLSVVADVEKYITDGLLLMELKECKESLASSRIYMKTDFKMHLKQTDHCSDHCINHALSDPLDIQFQQACTDHQHDVGCDRCQLLPKAVLNLKEILSNLADLSPNTREELFMDIDAAVTKILQWKSHIIRTINQDTARTHTLKDLQPGDILIIMDWAMKFLPITFREKQSDWYGQKGINWHVSVCIYKDENSNLKHRTFAHMLDGVRQDWLAVACLLEDTLHHVKLQLPSTTRAFIRSDNAGCYHCGNLWLAIPGISRRTGVFIDRYDYSEAQSGKSYCDAKIAHMRGKFSKVVASGYNILTAANMKSAIDLYEGTTGCQAAHVKLQGCPPSTAKCPIKGITKISNVKFEPKHLTTWRAFNIGIGKQLPIEHENNLGTFKTPKRAMMLLILQMIMLLIVLKQDVPRSSQDTVRCKTIA